One part of the Chryseobacterium sp. 7 genome encodes these proteins:
- the gcvT gene encoding glycine cleavage system aminomethyltransferase GcvT, which produces MKKTALYDKHVSLGAKIVPFAGFEMPVQYSGVTEEHFAVREKAGLFDVSHMGQFFIEGPGSKDLLQFVTTNNVDALENGKAQYSCLPNENGGIVDDLIVYKMEDHKYFVVVNASNIDKDWNHISKYNTFGAKMTNASDEMSLLAVQGPKATEILQKLTEVNLSEIPYYHFTVGSVAGENDVIISNTGYTGSGGFEIYFNNGSAEKLWDAVMEAGKEEGIIPCGLAARDTLRLEKGFCLYGNDIDDTTSPIEAGLGWITKFDKDFVSKDVFAKQKEEGVGRKLVGFELTDKGVPRHDYPVVDAEGNVIGKVTSGTQSPMKKVGLGLAYVDKPHFKLGSEIFIQVRNKNIPAKVVKAPFV; this is translated from the coding sequence ATGAAGAAAACAGCCTTGTACGACAAACATGTTTCTTTGGGAGCGAAGATCGTACCTTTCGCAGGTTTTGAAATGCCTGTTCAATATTCAGGGGTTACAGAAGAGCATTTTGCCGTAAGAGAAAAAGCAGGATTATTTGATGTTTCACACATGGGACAGTTTTTCATCGAAGGACCAGGTTCAAAAGATCTTTTACAGTTTGTAACTACGAATAATGTAGATGCACTTGAAAACGGAAAAGCTCAGTATTCTTGCCTTCCAAACGAAAATGGAGGAATTGTAGATGACCTTATCGTTTATAAAATGGAAGATCACAAATATTTCGTAGTGGTAAACGCTTCTAACATCGACAAAGACTGGAATCATATTTCAAAATACAATACTTTCGGGGCTAAAATGACCAATGCTTCTGACGAAATGTCTTTATTGGCAGTTCAGGGGCCAAAAGCTACTGAAATTCTTCAAAAACTTACGGAAGTAAACCTTTCCGAAATTCCTTACTACCATTTCACTGTAGGAAGTGTTGCAGGAGAAAATGATGTAATCATTTCAAACACAGGATACACAGGAAGCGGAGGTTTTGAGATCTATTTCAACAACGGAAGTGCTGAAAAACTTTGGGATGCTGTAATGGAAGCGGGTAAAGAAGAAGGAATTATTCCTTGCGGTTTGGCTGCCAGGGATACTTTAAGATTAGAAAAAGGATTCTGCCTTTACGGAAATGATATTGATGATACTACTTCTCCTATTGAAGCTGGCTTAGGATGGATTACTAAATTTGACAAGGACTTCGTTTCTAAAGATGTTTTCGCAAAACAGAAAGAAGAAGGAGTTGGCAGAAAATTAGTTGGTTTCGAATTGACAGACAAAGGAGTTCCAAGACATGATTACCCTGTAGTAGATGCTGAAGGAAATGTGATTGGAAAAGTAACTTCCGGAACACAGTCTCCAATGAAGAAAGTAGGTTTAGGTCTTGCTTATGTAGACAAACCTCACTTCAAATTAGGATCTGAGATCTTTATTCAGGTAAGAAACAAGAACATTCCTGCAAAAGTGGTGAAGGCTCCTTTTGTATAA
- the mscL gene encoding large conductance mechanosensitive channel protein MscL codes for MGFVKEFKEFAFKGNVLDLAVGVIIGAAFGKIVSSLVEDVITPLILNPALKAAGAENIAKLSWNGVAYGNFISAVISFLCIAMVLFWIIKFANKVNKKEAPAPAGPTEDQKLLMEIRDLLKSKNI; via the coding sequence ATGGGATTTGTAAAAGAATTTAAAGAGTTTGCCTTTAAGGGCAATGTTCTCGATCTGGCTGTCGGTGTGATCATTGGGGCTGCATTTGGTAAAATTGTTTCGTCTTTGGTAGAGGATGTAATTACTCCTCTGATCCTTAACCCGGCTTTGAAAGCTGCCGGTGCAGAAAATATTGCAAAACTTTCATGGAATGGTGTTGCTTATGGAAATTTCATTTCAGCTGTAATCAGTTTCCTATGTATTGCTATGGTTCTTTTCTGGATCATTAAATTCGCCAATAAAGTGAACAAAAAAGAAGCTCCGGCTCCGGCAGGACCTACAGAAGATCAGAAATTACTGATGGAAATCAGAGATTTATTAAAAAGCAAAAATATATAA
- a CDS encoding replication-associated recombination protein A, with product MNQNIPLAEKLRPKTLNDVLGQEHLTGDKGTIRKMIENNTLNSLILWGPPGTGKTTLAEIISEQSGRKFYKLSAVSSGVKDVRDVIDDAKKQNLFSGKSPILFIDEIHRFNKSQQDSLLHAVEKGWIVLIGATTENPSFEVVSALLSRSQVYILKALSYEKLEELIDIASERFNKDEETDFKILEKEAFIQYSGGDARKLINSVELVLNQYKNSGTTEIINSDVLEVLQETMALYDKNGEQHYDIISAFIKSMRGGDPNGAVYWLARMIAGGEDIKFIARRMLILAAEDVGLANPNALVVANNCFQAINVIGNPEARIILSETAVYLAVSPKSNSAYMAINEALALVKQTGNLPVPLHLRNAPTKLMKDLDYGKEYKYAHSYEGNFVEQDFLPEEIRDAKLYEPGNNSTEKKIYEELKKKWNNKY from the coding sequence TTGAATCAAAATATTCCATTAGCCGAAAAACTGAGACCCAAAACACTGAACGATGTATTGGGGCAGGAACACCTTACCGGCGACAAAGGAACGATCCGGAAAATGATCGAAAATAATACCCTGAATTCCCTGATTCTCTGGGGACCTCCGGGGACAGGGAAAACCACATTGGCTGAAATTATCTCAGAGCAGTCGGGGAGAAAGTTTTATAAACTTTCTGCAGTTTCTTCAGGGGTGAAAGATGTAAGAGATGTGATTGATGATGCCAAGAAACAGAATTTGTTTTCAGGGAAATCTCCTATTTTATTTATTGATGAAATTCACAGATTCAACAAATCTCAGCAGGATTCACTGCTGCATGCAGTAGAAAAAGGATGGATTGTATTGATAGGCGCCACTACGGAAAACCCAAGTTTTGAAGTGGTTTCGGCTCTGCTTTCCAGAAGTCAGGTTTATATTTTAAAAGCTTTGAGCTATGAAAAGCTGGAGGAACTCATTGATATTGCTTCCGAAAGATTCAATAAAGATGAAGAAACCGATTTTAAAATCCTTGAGAAAGAAGCTTTCATTCAATATTCCGGTGGTGATGCCAGAAAGCTGATCAATTCTGTAGAATTGGTTTTGAACCAATATAAAAATTCAGGTACAACGGAAATCATTAATTCCGATGTGTTAGAAGTTCTTCAGGAAACGATGGCTCTTTACGATAAAAATGGAGAACAGCATTATGATATTATTTCTGCTTTTATCAAATCTATGCGTGGCGGAGATCCTAACGGAGCGGTGTATTGGCTGGCGAGAATGATTGCCGGGGGAGAAGATATTAAATTTATTGCAAGGAGAATGCTTATTCTGGCTGCTGAAGATGTAGGATTGGCCAATCCAAATGCTTTAGTGGTTGCCAATAATTGTTTCCAGGCGATTAATGTAATCGGGAACCCTGAAGCAAGGATTATATTAAGTGAAACAGCAGTATATCTTGCAGTTTCGCCTAAAAGTAATTCCGCTTATATGGCAATTAATGAAGCTTTGGCTTTGGTGAAGCAAACAGGAAACCTTCCGGTGCCTCTTCATTTGAGAAATGCTCCTACAAAACTGATGAAAGACCTGGATTACGGAAAAGAATATAAATATGCCCATTCTTATGAGGGGAATTTTGTAGAACAGGATTTTCTTCCTGAGGAAATTCGGGATGCGAAATTATATGAGCCAGGTAATAACTCCACGGAAAAGAAAATTTACGAGGAACTTAAGAAAAAGTGGAACAACAAATATTAA
- a CDS encoding NAD(P)H-hydrate dehydratase, whose protein sequence is MKIFTAKQIRSWDQFTISYEPVSSIQLMERASMAVAHWISEHCKNHKKLAVFCGKGNNGGDGLAVARILYLKGFDVDVFVGDPKGKFSEDASVNLKRLRDMSGISVRKFDQSGHYNFDDKTIIIDALFGTGLSRPLDGEYKMLVEQLNAKKSIKISIDIPSGLSADEIFDQDAVILNADYTLTLQCWKRTFLHPETGKYTGKVEVLDIDLSKAYSENTETAYFVTDDDLIESIFKPRNEFSHKGSFGKAAIIGGSYGKIGAAVLATKSALKTGAGLTFTLAPECGYEILQASCPEAMFIKGGEEFITNFEIDNEFTIGIGPGLGTHPNTGKSFLSFLKNYTKPMILDADALNIISKDPNNLKLIPKESIITPHPKEFERLFGSTEDSFKRLELAGEKAKELDIYIILKDHHTQVITPQGKMFYNITGNSGLAKGGSGDILTGILTSLSAQGYSQEETCILGVWLHGKAADFAAERYSKEAMLPTDVINEFGNVFEELNRKVERIL, encoded by the coding sequence ATGAAAATTTTTACCGCAAAACAGATACGCAGCTGGGATCAGTTTACAATTTCCTACGAGCCGGTTTCGTCAATTCAATTAATGGAAAGAGCTTCAATGGCAGTGGCACACTGGATTTCAGAACACTGTAAAAACCATAAAAAGCTGGCGGTATTTTGCGGTAAAGGAAATAATGGAGGAGATGGGCTGGCAGTAGCAAGAATTCTTTACCTGAAAGGTTTTGATGTAGATGTCTTTGTAGGAGATCCTAAAGGAAAATTTTCAGAAGATGCCTCGGTAAATTTGAAAAGGCTTCGGGATATGTCAGGAATATCCGTAAGAAAATTTGATCAGAGTGGGCACTATAATTTTGATGATAAAACAATCATTATTGATGCTCTTTTCGGAACCGGATTATCCAGACCGCTGGATGGAGAATATAAAATGCTTGTAGAACAATTGAATGCTAAAAAAAGCATTAAAATTTCTATTGATATCCCTTCCGGATTGTCTGCGGATGAAATATTTGACCAGGATGCTGTTATTCTGAATGCGGATTACACTCTGACTCTTCAATGTTGGAAAAGGACTTTTCTTCATCCTGAAACCGGAAAATATACTGGAAAAGTAGAAGTTTTGGATATAGATTTAAGTAAAGCTTATTCAGAAAATACAGAAACAGCATATTTTGTAACAGATGATGATCTGATAGAATCTATTTTTAAACCTAGAAATGAATTTTCACATAAAGGTAGTTTTGGTAAGGCTGCCATTATAGGTGGAAGCTATGGAAAAATAGGTGCTGCAGTTCTGGCTACAAAATCTGCCTTAAAAACCGGGGCTGGCTTAACCTTTACGCTGGCACCGGAATGTGGATATGAAATACTTCAGGCTTCATGTCCGGAAGCCATGTTTATAAAAGGAGGAGAAGAATTTATTACCAATTTTGAGATTGATAATGAATTTACCATTGGCATTGGACCTGGCTTGGGAACTCATCCTAATACAGGAAAAAGTTTTCTGAGTTTTCTGAAAAACTATACGAAACCAATGATTTTGGATGCTGATGCCCTGAATATTATTTCAAAAGATCCAAATAACCTGAAATTAATCCCAAAAGAATCCATTATAACTCCCCATCCGAAAGAGTTTGAAAGGCTTTTCGGAAGTACTGAGGATTCTTTTAAAAGGCTTGAGCTGGCAGGGGAAAAGGCAAAAGAACTGGATATTTATATAATACTCAAAGATCATCATACCCAGGTCATTACTCCGCAAGGAAAGATGTTTTATAATATAACAGGGAATTCTGGACTGGCAAAAGGGGGTAGCGGAGACATCCTTACCGGGATTTTGACCTCACTTTCAGCACAAGGATATTCTCAGGAAGAAACCTGTATTTTAGGCGTTTGGCTTCATGGGAAAGCGGCTGATTTTGCAGCGGAAAGATACTCAAAAGAAGCGATGTTACCTACCGACGTTATTAATGAATTTGGGAATGTGTTTGAAGAACTGAACAGAAAAGTGGAGAGGATTTTATAA
- the idi gene encoding isopentenyl-diphosphate Delta-isomerase, which yields MEEFVVLVNPEDEVLGLMEKQQAHINGLLHRAFSVFLFNSKGEMLLQKRASGKYHSPNQWTNAVCSHPRQGETYKEGAVRRLKEELGIEAELSEKFNFIYKADVGGGLWEHELDHVFVGNHEADFNLNKDEVEEVRFITPEDLDKEIAETPENFTEWFKIILEEYKHHF from the coding sequence ATGGAAGAATTTGTCGTTTTAGTAAATCCTGAAGATGAAGTTTTAGGGCTGATGGAGAAACAGCAGGCTCACATCAATGGCTTGCTGCACCGTGCTTTTTCTGTATTTCTGTTCAACAGTAAAGGAGAAATGCTTCTTCAGAAAAGAGCGTCAGGAAAGTACCATTCTCCCAACCAATGGACCAATGCGGTATGCTCACACCCGAGACAAGGGGAAACTTATAAGGAAGGAGCGGTACGAAGGCTGAAGGAAGAACTGGGAATTGAGGCAGAGCTTTCAGAAAAATTCAATTTTATTTACAAAGCAGATGTAGGCGGTGGTCTTTGGGAACACGAGCTGGATCATGTATTTGTAGGAAATCATGAAGCTGATTTCAATTTGAATAAAGATGAAGTGGAAGAAGTACGGTTCATTACTCCGGAAGATCTGGATAAAGAAATTGCTGAAACTCCTGAAAACTTTACAGAATGGTTCAAAATCATCCTGGAAGAATATAAACACCATTTTTAA
- a CDS encoding D-2-hydroxyacid dehydrogenase — translation MKVLANDGLDQSGIDALTEKGFEVITTKVPQEFLVDYINEHKIRTLLVRSATQVRKDIIDRCPSIDIIGRGGVGMDNIDVDYAREKGIHVINTPSASSESVAELVFAHLFSGARFLQDSNRKMPLVGDTEFGGLKKAYAAGIELRGKTIGIVGMGRIGQEVARIALGLGMRVVAADNNVGKASIKVKFYNNQFINVDIETEPLQEVLKHSDFITLHVPAQKDGYMIGQNEFEMMKEGVAIVNCSRGGVIDEAALIQALNSGKVRFAGLDVFINEPTPSKEILNHPKISLTPHTGASTLEAQDRIGLSLAEQISSILQIQ, via the coding sequence ATGAAAGTTTTAGCAAATGACGGCCTGGATCAATCTGGAATAGATGCATTGACAGAAAAAGGCTTTGAGGTGATTACTACAAAAGTTCCACAGGAATTTTTGGTAGATTATATTAACGAGCACAAGATTCGCACTCTGTTGGTAAGAAGTGCTACACAGGTAAGAAAAGATATTATTGACCGGTGCCCATCCATAGACATTATTGGAAGAGGTGGAGTAGGTATGGATAATATTGATGTAGATTATGCAAGAGAAAAAGGAATTCATGTGATCAATACGCCTTCGGCTTCTTCGGAATCTGTGGCTGAACTTGTTTTTGCTCATTTGTTTTCCGGTGCAAGATTTCTTCAGGATTCCAACAGAAAAATGCCTTTAGTAGGCGATACTGAATTTGGAGGTCTTAAAAAAGCATATGCTGCCGGTATTGAATTGAGGGGAAAAACCATTGGTATCGTAGGTATGGGAAGAATCGGTCAGGAAGTAGCGAGAATTGCTTTAGGCCTTGGAATGAGAGTGGTGGCAGCTGATAATAATGTAGGAAAAGCAAGCATTAAAGTGAAGTTTTACAACAATCAGTTTATCAATGTTGATATCGAAACCGAACCGTTACAGGAAGTGCTGAAACATTCAGACTTCATTACTTTACACGTTCCGGCACAGAAAGATGGGTATATGATCGGTCAGAATGAGTTTGAAATGATGAAAGAAGGAGTAGCTATTGTCAACTGTTCCAGAGGTGGAGTTATTGATGAAGCGGCTTTAATTCAGGCTTTGAATTCAGGCAAAGTAAGATTTGCCGGATTAGATGTTTTCATTAACGAGCCAACACCTTCTAAGGAAATTCTTAACCACCCTAAAATTTCGCTTACCCCTCACACAGGAGCCTCTACTCTTGAAGCACAGGATAGAATCGGGCTTTCTCTGGCAGAGCAGATTTCAAGTATCTTACAGATTCAGTAA
- the lgt gene encoding prolipoprotein diacylglyceryl transferase translates to MWDPSKGIHIGSFTLHFYSLMFVFAFGFGYVLMTRIFKIDNVNQKYLEPLFTWTLIGTILGARLGHVIFYQPELFKEDFWSVFLPISTKNGFKFTGFSGLASHGATIALIFTTLYYSFKIIKKNPFWVYDRLGIVVALGGAFVRMGNFFNSEIVGKPADPNSPFALLFPQQSSEYGLTVPRYPSQLFEAVGYVLLFILLWILYRKTDKKYQQGWLFGLFFIILWAIRFFVEFLKEPQGDEFIQIGGLNTGQVLSIPFMIAGVVIMIVSKKFKITPAENEKPE, encoded by the coding sequence ATATGGGATCCTTCCAAAGGGATTCATATTGGGTCTTTTACCCTTCATTTTTATAGTTTGATGTTTGTGTTTGCCTTTGGATTCGGTTATGTTTTAATGACCAGAATCTTTAAAATTGATAATGTAAACCAGAAATACCTGGAACCTCTTTTCACATGGACATTGATTGGAACTATTTTAGGAGCAAGATTAGGACATGTTATTTTCTACCAGCCGGAATTATTCAAAGAAGATTTCTGGAGCGTATTTTTACCCATCAGCACAAAAAATGGTTTTAAATTCACAGGATTTTCAGGGTTAGCAAGCCATGGAGCTACCATCGCTTTGATTTTCACTACATTATATTATTCATTTAAAATCATTAAGAAAAATCCTTTCTGGGTATATGACAGATTAGGGATTGTAGTTGCTTTAGGAGGTGCTTTTGTAAGAATGGGTAACTTTTTCAATTCTGAAATTGTTGGTAAACCAGCTGATCCGAACTCTCCGTTCGCTCTTCTTTTCCCACAGCAAAGCAGTGAATACGGTCTTACTGTACCTCGTTACCCAAGCCAGTTATTCGAAGCGGTAGGATATGTTCTATTATTCATTTTATTATGGATTTTGTATAGAAAAACGGATAAAAAATATCAGCAGGGTTGGTTATTCGGACTGTTCTTTATTATTCTTTGGGCGATCAGATTCTTTGTAGAATTCCTGAAAGAGCCACAGGGAGATGAGTTCATCCAGATTGGCGGACTGAATACAGGTCAGGTTCTTTCCATTCCTTTTATGATTGCAGGAGTTGTTATCATGATTGTTTCTAAGAAATTTAAAATCACTCCGGCAGAAAACGAGAAACCTGAATAA
- the yidD gene encoding membrane protein insertion efficiency factor YidD: protein MKLTFNKIITFPLVILIKFYQWFISPLLPKNCRYEPTCSHYMIESLRVHGIFKGFWLGFKRILRCHPWGGSGYDPVPPKHKCQ, encoded by the coding sequence TTGAAACTTACATTCAATAAAATCATTACATTCCCACTGGTAATTTTGATAAAATTTTACCAATGGTTTATTTCGCCCTTACTTCCAAAAAACTGTCGTTACGAACCTACCTGTTCTCATTACATGATTGAGTCACTTCGCGTTCATGGGATCTTTAAAGGGTTTTGGCTGGGATTTAAAAGAATTTTAAGGTGCCACCCATGGGGAGGAAGCGGTTACGATCCTGTACCTCCCAAACATAAATGTCAATAA
- a CDS encoding voltage-gated chloride channel family protein: MSKSQRTPGKKLIFHTHFFFRKFPALPYILKWLCISTIIGGLVGTASAGFLQSLEWATNFRENHLWLIALLPVAGFLIGLLYYYFGKDVEAGNNLLIDTIHEPGEIIPFKMAPFVYLGTIVTHFFGGSAGREGTALQMAGAIADQLTKPFKLDRNERKILIIAAIAAGFGSVFGTPLAGAVFGLEVFLIGRIRYNAIFPAFASAILADWATNLWNVKHTHYHIDFIPKLEFLPIIYSILAGIAFGICAAAFSKIIHWMGSVFKSKIKYPPLRPVVGGIIIALAVFAMGTTRYIGLGVPVILESFEKQLPLYDFALKMIFTIVTLSAGFKGGEVTPLFFIGATLGSALSLFIPLPFGLLAGMGFVAVFAGATNTPLACMLMGIELFGAECGVYVAIACVVSYLLSGHNSIYSKQKIGEAKNRRFESQQDKSVSDFL; the protein is encoded by the coding sequence ATGTCAAAAAGTCAAAGAACACCAGGTAAAAAATTAATTTTTCACACTCATTTTTTCTTCAGAAAATTTCCGGCTTTACCCTATATTTTAAAATGGCTGTGTATCAGTACCATTATTGGAGGTTTAGTTGGGACAGCTTCTGCTGGTTTTCTTCAATCTCTGGAGTGGGCAACCAATTTCAGGGAAAATCATCTCTGGCTGATTGCATTGCTTCCTGTAGCCGGATTCCTGATAGGGCTTCTTTATTATTACTTCGGGAAAGATGTGGAAGCAGGAAATAACCTGTTGATAGATACGATTCATGAACCCGGGGAAATAATTCCTTTTAAGATGGCTCCTTTTGTATATCTCGGAACCATTGTCACTCATTTTTTCGGAGGTTCAGCAGGTCGTGAAGGAACAGCACTTCAAATGGCAGGAGCTATCGCCGATCAGCTTACAAAACCTTTTAAGCTTGACCGAAACGAAAGAAAAATACTGATTATTGCGGCTATTGCTGCCGGATTTGGCTCGGTTTTCGGAACTCCGCTGGCAGGAGCGGTTTTTGGTCTTGAAGTTTTTCTGATCGGAAGAATTCGATACAATGCTATTTTCCCCGCATTTGCTTCCGCAATTCTGGCAGACTGGGCCACTAATCTCTGGAATGTAAAACATACTCATTATCATATCGATTTTATTCCAAAACTAGAGTTTTTACCAATCATATACAGTATTCTGGCGGGAATAGCATTTGGAATATGTGCGGCCGCCTTCAGTAAAATTATCCATTGGATGGGCTCAGTGTTCAAATCAAAAATTAAATATCCTCCGCTTCGCCCTGTTGTAGGTGGAATTATTATTGCTCTGGCAGTTTTTGCAATGGGGACAACCCGTTACATTGGATTAGGAGTCCCCGTGATTCTAGAATCTTTTGAAAAGCAGCTTCCGCTATATGATTTTGCTTTAAAAATGATTTTCACTATCGTTACCCTTTCAGCCGGATTTAAAGGTGGTGAAGTTACCCCTTTGTTCTTCATTGGAGCCACTTTGGGCAGTGCCTTATCACTTTTTATTCCGTTACCTTTCGGATTATTGGCCGGGATGGGATTTGTAGCTGTATTTGCCGGAGCTACCAATACCCCTTTGGCCTGCATGCTGATGGGAATTGAATTATTCGGAGCTGAATGTGGGGTGTATGTAGCGATTGCCTGTGTTGTCTCTTATCTCCTTTCCGGTCACAACAGTATTTATTCCAAACAGAAAATCGGAGAAGCGAAAAACAGAAGATTTGAAAGCCAGCAGGATAAATCTGTTTCGGATTTTTTATAA
- a CDS encoding phosphoheptose isomerase, translated as MELEYIEHISPILKDGIKNYLIDIDGTITDDVPNEEPERMVTCEPYPDALETINKWYDEGHQICFFTSRTENLKQITIDWLDKHGFKYHSVLCGKPRGGNYHWIDNHLVRATRYKGRFTDLVEKQVTIEVFKEDGE; from the coding sequence ATGGAATTAGAATACATTGAACACATTAGTCCTATTCTAAAGGATGGAATAAAAAATTACTTAATAGATATCGACGGAACCATTACTGATGATGTTCCCAACGAAGAACCGGAAAGAATGGTTACCTGCGAACCCTATCCTGATGCACTGGAAACCATCAACAAATGGTATGATGAAGGGCACCAGATCTGCTTTTTTACTTCAAGAACCGAGAATCTGAAACAAATTACTATCGACTGGCTGGATAAGCATGGTTTCAAATACCACAGCGTGCTTTGCGGAAAACCAAGAGGAGGAAATTACCACTGGATAGATAACCACCTGGTAAGAGCTACAAGATATAAAGGAAGATTTACGGATTTGGTTGAAAAACAAGTGACCATTGAGGTATTCAAAGAAGACGGAGAATAA
- a CDS encoding acyl-CoA thioesterase, whose product MQNKPITFQFISEPSDVNYGGNVHGGSVMKWIDQAGYACATTWSGNYSVTVYVGGIRFYDPIKIGEVVKVDAQVIFTGISSMHIAINVFSRNLKQPNFEKKTHCIIVFVAVDENGKKLPVPKWIPETEEEKQQELYAKRLMELRTQIEDEMKPFL is encoded by the coding sequence ATGCAGAACAAACCTATTACTTTTCAGTTTATTTCGGAGCCTTCAGATGTTAATTACGGAGGAAATGTACATGGAGGAAGTGTTATGAAATGGATTGACCAGGCCGGTTATGCATGTGCCACCACCTGGAGTGGTAATTATTCTGTCACGGTGTACGTTGGTGGAATCCGTTTTTACGATCCCATCAAAATCGGGGAAGTGGTAAAAGTAGACGCTCAGGTGATCTTTACCGGAATATCCAGCATGCATATCGCCATTAATGTCTTTTCCAGAAACCTGAAACAGCCTAATTTTGAGAAAAAAACCCACTGTATTATTGTTTTTGTTGCGGTAGACGAAAATGGAAAAAAACTGCCTGTACCGAAATGGATCCCAGAAACAGAAGAAGAAAAGCAACAGGAATTATACGCTAAACGCCTGATGGAGCTGAGAACTCAGATTGAGGATGAGATGAAGCCTTTTTTGTAA
- a CDS encoding arsenate reductase family protein has product MKKVFYLNTCDTCRKILAQFDLTGWELREIKKEPITKEELAEMHKKTKSYEALFSKKSTQIKLRGLDVKSLAEKDFKELLLDHYTFLKRPVFITDKEIFVGNDKKNVEELQKFFGVI; this is encoded by the coding sequence ATGAAGAAAGTATTTTATCTCAACACATGTGATACATGCAGAAAAATTTTAGCTCAATTTGACCTTACAGGCTGGGAACTTCGTGAAATTAAAAAAGAGCCGATCACGAAAGAGGAATTGGCTGAAATGCATAAAAAAACAAAATCATACGAAGCTTTGTTCAGTAAAAAATCCACTCAGATCAAATTGAGAGGCCTGGATGTGAAGTCTTTGGCCGAAAAAGATTTTAAAGAATTATTGCTTGATCATTATACTTTCCTGAAAAGGCCTGTTTTTATAACAGATAAGGAGATTTTCGTCGGGAATGATAAGAAGAACGTTGAAGAATTGCAGAAATTCTTTGGTGTGATATAG